In a genomic window of Dehalobacter sp.:
- the rfbF gene encoding glucose-1-phosphate cytidylyltransferase: MKVVILAGGLGTRLSEETIVKPKPMVEIGGRPILWHIMKIYSSYAYNDFIICLGYKGYMIKEYFSNYFLHMSDVTFDMEHNTMEIHQRHVEPWKVTLVDTGQETMTGGRLKRIREYLGRDTFMLTYGDGLADVDINELVEFHKNQHRLATVTAVQPPGRFGSLWIEPEGGVSSFQEKPTGDGTWINGGFFVLEPDVFNFIEGDATLWEKEPMENLAAKGQLAAYKHYGFWRPMDTLRDKVLLENLWNSGKAPWKMWC; encoded by the coding sequence ATGAAAGTAGTAATTCTGGCCGGTGGACTTGGGACTAGGTTGAGCGAAGAAACTATTGTCAAGCCCAAGCCTATGGTGGAGATAGGCGGTAGGCCGATCTTGTGGCATATAATGAAGATCTACTCCAGCTATGCATATAATGATTTTATTATCTGCCTCGGTTACAAGGGTTATATGATCAAAGAATATTTCTCAAATTATTTCCTGCACATGAGTGATGTCACTTTTGACATGGAACACAACACCATGGAAATACACCAGAGACATGTTGAACCGTGGAAGGTGACATTGGTGGATACAGGTCAGGAAACCATGACCGGTGGCAGGTTGAAAAGGATAAGGGAATACCTTGGCAGGGATACATTTATGCTCACCTACGGGGACGGTCTGGCTGACGTGGATATCAACGAGTTGGTAGAATTCCACAAAAATCAACACAGGCTTGCCACAGTGACTGCAGTGCAGCCACCGGGGCGGTTTGGGTCACTGTGGATTGAACCGGAAGGTGGTGTTTCGTCATTTCAGGAAAAACCGACCGGTGACGGCACGTGGATTAACGGAGGCTTCTTTGTGCTTGAACCAGATGTTTTTAATTTCATTGAAGGTGATGCAACACTCTGGGAAAAAGAGCCCATGGAAAATCTGGCGGCGAAAGGACAGTTGGCTGCATATAAACATTATGGTTTTTGGAGGCCGATGGATACTCTAAGAGACAAGGTACTGCTGGAAAACCTGTGGAACAGCGGCAAAGCGCCCTGGAAAATGTGGTGTTAA